The Streptomyces kanamyceticus DNA segment GATCTCCTCATGGCCGGTGGGCCAGACCCAGTACCGGAGGCACTCACTGAGTTTCTTGCCCCATCCGAAGCGCCTCTTCTCCATCAGTACCGCCTGCACCCGGACCGCGGGGCCGATCGGCAGTTCGACGTCGTGGATCTGTGGCTCACCCCTCACCTCGGCGTAGGACCACTTCAGCAACATCTCCCGGTACTCCTCGGGAGAGGGACGGGGGACGCCGTCCTCTCCGTAGGCGAGGACCGACAGGTCCGCCAGGAAGATGCCGCCCTCCGTGTACGCGACTGTCGTCAGGAGAGGGCCGGACTCGAAGGCCGTCAAGGCGTGCTTCTCCAGCTCCTGTTGGAGTGACGCCTTGCTGACACCGAGACTCAGCGGATTGAACTGCGCCGCGAGGTCCGCGGCCATCTGCGCGGCCTCCGCGCGAGTTCCCTCGTGCAGTGTCAGGGGAAGCCAACCGCTGTCGAAGTCGAACTCGACGAGGTAGTCGTCCTCGGGGCCGAGCGAGCTCTCCGCGGACTTCTTCTGCTCTGATTCCATCAGCTCACCTCGTCAATGAGAAGGCCACCAGCGGTGATCCCGCTGCCCGCCACGTTCAGTGCCGTCACTCGACTCGACACTTGGTTGACCGCGTATCCGTCGCCCAGCCCCTTGCCCAGATGCTTGAGCTCCTTGAGGTCCGACGCCACGGAGGCGTCCGACAGGGACATCGACTTGAGCCCTCCCTTGATCACGCTGCCGTTTCCGCGATCTCGGAGCGCCTGCGCGGCTTCACGGTAGCCACCCTTGAAGCCGTCCTTCCACGTGGAGCTCTTGAAGATCTCGGTGACGGGCTCCGTGATCGACTTCGAGATGTCTCCCCGCTCGATTCCCTTGACGACTCCCGCATCATGGTTGAGTTTGTGGCGGTTTCGTTTGAGTTGCCGCGGAGTCGCCTTGCCGCCCTTGGCGAGCCGCATACGCCCCAACAACCCCTTGGCATACCGCCCACTGACCTTGGACATCGCCTTGCCCGCCCCCATCATCAGCAACCCCACCGCCGCCGTGGCGAGCGCCGTCCAGGACTCGTCGCCCATGGCGACCTGGATGGCCGTGCACGCGATGTTGACCAGTGTGGCCACCATGGAGATGGCGCCCAGGAGCCCTGCGAGGCCCTGCCCGATGATGGGGATCCAGCCGACCGCGAGGGCCGCGATTCCGGCCCACTTGGAGATGAGTTCGGTCCATCCCGCCGCCCACTCCACGAAATCCGCGAAGCCGTCCCAGAAGCCGTCCTTGAGGGCATCGCCGGAGATGACGTCGTCGATGGCCTCGCGCGCCTTCTTCGCAGCCGCGTCGCGGATGTCCTGCGCCTTCCGCAGCTTCTCCCGGGCTTCCTCCAGGGCCTTTCCGGCAGCCTCCGCCCGGTCCTCCAACTTCTCCTTGCGCCCCTTGCCGCCCTCCTTGCCCTCACCGCCCTTGCCGGAGTCACCGGAAAGACCGTCCAGCCCCTTCTGGGCGGCTCCCTTGTCGGCCTCGGCATCCTGGGCGTCCTGCCGGGCGATCTCGGCGATCCGCTGGGCACGGTGGAGTTCGGTGGCGTAGTTGCCGGGCCTGGCCGCGGCATTCGACTCGTAGTCGGGTCCGTGGTCCACGATCCGGTCGCCGACCTCGTCGGCCACCGTCTTGTAGCGCTTGTGCGCGGCCTCCAGGCGGCCCCGGCACTTCTTGGCCTTCTCACGGAACTCCTTGCCCGCGTCGCTGTCCCAGGACTCCACCTCGGACGCCGCCTTGAGGTGACGTACCTGTCGCTCGAGCTCGTCAGCCGTCTTGCGGAGCTTGCGGCCCAGCTGCTCCAGGCGATCGGGATCGCCCGGCACCGGGTCGTGGTCGGCGAGCGGCTGCCAGTCCTTCGTGCGCGCGCCGGCCATCAGGGCTTCTTCCTGTTCTTGTCGGACTCCCGCAGAACCCTTGCCAATTCGCTGTCGACGCTCTCGTACGTCTTCGCGGCAGCCTTCGCGAGCTCGCCCAATTGCTTGATCTCGTCGCCGAGTTCCTCGCGGTGGCTCTCCCAGTTCCCCACGAAGTCCCCGAACTGCCAGGAGAGGTCATGCTCACCGAAGTCGTCCTCGTACTGGCCCTTCAGCTTCCCCAGACCGTCGAACGCGTCTTTGATCCTCGCGAGACCGACCCCCATCTCCCGGATGACCTCCAGGTCGTCGATCCTCGAGTACTCGCCCATGGGGGCGCCCCCTCCGTACGTCGTCGTACCCGGCCACGGGCAGCGAGGACAGGCAGCAGGGACCGCCCCCGTGGCACACCGTGAACGCTCAAACGGATGATGTGATCTCCCGCTCTCGCGCAGGCATCTTACGGATGGTGCACAAGGGATCACAGTCCGTTTCCACCACAACGCCGCCGTGAGCAAGTGCGAAGCGGCGCCGGTCGCGGGTCGTGCGACTCCGCTGTGGGCCTGTGTCCAGGCCGTTGCCCCCGGAAAGGGGGGAGCGGATATCGTCTCAGCCATTGTTCAGTTACGGGGAGGACGATCGTGCGCCTGACTCTGACCGTCGTCGATCCGTTCGGCGGTGGCACCGCCGACGTGGTCCTCGACGCGGATCCCGAGTCCACCGTGCAGGACATAGCGGTGGAGCTGGCCCGGCAGGTCGGGCACAGTGGGGCCCAGATCATTCCGATCGGGCAGCATCAGGCTCCGGCCGCGGGCGCGCCGATGATCTATGTGGACGGGTACGCCGTCGATCCCTCGGCCACCGTCGTGACCTCGCCGCTGCGCGAGGGTGCCGTCGTGAGCCTGAACGATCCTGCCGGGTGTCTGCCCGGGGAGCCGTCCGGTCTGGTCGAGCTGCGGGTGGCGAGCGGGGCGGCCGCGGGGGCCGTGCACCGGCTCGGCATCGGGCGGTACGACATCGGCAGCGGGCCCGCCTCGTACATCCGCGTCGACGACCCGGAGATGCCCGCCCGCGCCCTCACCCTGTCCGTCGCGACCGACGGCACCTGCCAGGCCGCCCTGCACGGGAGCGACAAGGACAAGGCGGGCGTGACCCTCGACGGCACCCCCTTCGGTGAGGAGAAGGACGAGGACGAGCCGATCACGGAGCCCGTGCCCGAGGGAGAGTCCAAGAAGGACAGGAAGGCACGGGAGCAGCGGGAGAAGCAGGCGCGGAAGGAGTGGAAGGAGCGGAAGGAGGCTCGGGCCAGGGCTCGGGCCGCGGGGCCGCGCTCCACCGTCGCCTGGCCCCTCGGCGCTCAGATCGCGCTCGGGAACACCCTCCTCGAACTCGTCAGGTACGTCCCGCCGAACGCCGCGCTCAAGTGGTCCGAGGACGGCGCGGGGCTCGACTACAACCGGCCGCCGCGGCTGCGCCCGCCCGAGCGGCAGACGACGTTCCGGCTGCCCACGCCGCCCCGCGAGTTCGAGGCGCGGCCGCTGCCCTGGCTGATGGCGCTCTTCCCGCTCGTCGGTGCCGTCGTCGCCGCGATGATCTTCAATCGCTGGTACTACCTGATCATGGCGGGCCTGAGCCCCATCATGCTCTTCGGCAACTACTTCATGGACAAGAAGCACGGGCGCAAGTCCCATGCGAAGCAGGTCAAGGAGTACAAGGAGACCAAGGCCCGGATCGAGAAGGACGCGCAGGACGCGCTCGTCGCCGAGCGGTTCGATCGACGTAATGCCGTCCCCGATCCGGCGACCGTGCTCGCGCTGAGCACCGGGCCCCGTACCCGGCTCTGGGAGCGGCGCCGCACCGACGCCGATCATCTGCTGCTGCGCTTCGGCACCGGGCAGTTGCCCTCCGAGGTCGTGCTCGACGACCCCGAGAAGGACGAGCACCGCCGCCAGGTCACGTGGAAGATCGAGGACGCGCCCGTCGCGCTGCCCCTGAAGGGCCTCGGCGTCATCGGCATCGCGGGCCCCGGCGACTCGGCGACCGCGCTCGGCCGCTGGGCGGTCGCGCAGACCGCGACGCTGCACAGCCCGATGGACGTCCAGTTCTACGTCCTGACCGAGAACACCTCGCAGGAGTCCTGGGACTGGATGCGCTGGCTGCCGCACGCCAGGCCGTCCGGCGGCCAGGACATCAACGTCCTGATCGGCACGGACGCCGAGACGGTCGGCGCCCGCATCGGCGAGCTGACCCAGGTCCTCGAAGCGCGCCTGAAGATCCTGGAGGAGAACAAGAGCCAGGGCGCCAACTTCAGCGAACCGGACATCGTCGTCGTCTATGACGGCTCGCGACGGCTCCGCTCGCTGCCCGGCGTCGTACGGCTGCTGCGCGAGGGCCCCGCCGTCCGCATGTACGCGCTCTGCCTCGACACCGAAGAACGGTTCCTGCCCGGCGAGTGCCAGGCGTTCGTGGTCGCCGAGCCCAAGCCCCGCGAGCACGAGAACTCCCCCGGCTCCGGTGCCTCCGCGCAGCAGCTGCCCGCGCAGCCGCAGCAGGCCCCCGGCGGCTTCCCCTCCTTCCAGGCCTGGCACGCCACCGCGCCTGACACCCGGCAGACCAGCGCCCCGAGCGAACTACGGCTGCGCGTCGAGATGACAGGTGCCGAGCGCCTCAAGGACGTACGCCCCGACTTCGTGACCCCCGCCTGGTGCCTGCGTCTGGCGCGCTCCGTGTCGCCGCTGCGCGACATCAGCGGGGAGACCGAGGACTCCGCGCTTCCGGGGTCCAGCAGGCTCCTCGACGTACTGCAGCTGGAGCCGCCGACGCCCGGTGCCATCACCGCACGCTGGCAGGCGGGCGGGCAGTCGACGATGGCCGTCATCGGTGAGTCCTACGACGGTCCCTTCGGCCTCGACATGCGCAAGGACGGGCCGCACGGCCTGATCGCCGGTACGACCGGTTCCGGTAAGTCGGAGCTGCTCCAGACGATCGTGGCCGCGCTCGCCGTGGCCAACACCCCCGAGAACATGACGTTCGTCCTCGTCGACTACAAGGGCGGGTCCGCATTCAAGGACTGTGTGAAGCTGCCGCACACCGTCGGCATGGTCACCGACCTCGACGCGCACCTCGTGGAGCGCGCCCTCGAATCGCTCGGCGCCGAACTCAAGCGGCGCGAGCACATCCTCGCCGACGCCGACGCCAAGGACATCGAGGACTATCAGGACCTGGTGCGGCGCGATCCGTCCCACCCGCCGGTGCCCCGACTCCTCATCGTCATCGACGAGTTCGCCTCCATGGTGCGCGACCTGCCCGACTTCGTTACGGGGCTCGTGAACATCGCGCAGAGGGGTCGTTCGCTCGGCATTCATCTGCTCCTCGCCACCCAGCGGCCCTCCGGTGTCGTCTCCCCCGAGATCCGCGCCAACACCAACCTCCGCATCGCCCTTCGCGTCACCGACGGCGGCGAGTCCTCCGACGTCATCGACGCCCCCGAGGCCGGACACATCTCCAAGAACACCCCGGGACGCGCGTACGTCAGGCTCGGCCACGCCTCCCTCGTGCCCTTCCAGTCGGGCCGCGTCGGTGGCCGCCGCCCCGGCGCCGCCGACCCGACGGTGCTCGCGCCCTGGGTCGACGCCCTGGACTGGACCTCGCTCGGCCGCGCCGTGGCCACCAAGCCGAAGGCCGAGGCCCGCGAGGAGGAGGAGATCACCGACCTGAAGGTCCTGGTCGACACGATCATCGAGGCCAACCAGACCCTCGGCATCCCCGCCCAGCACAGCCCGTGGCTGCCCGCGCTCGGCGAGATGCTTCTGCTGGACGAGATCCCGCTCCCCGCGCCCCGCACGGGCCCCGGCGCCCTGGCACCCGCCGCGTACGGCGTCGAGGACCTGCCCGCCGACCAGGCACGCCGCCCGGTCGTCGTGGACTTCGCGCACTTCGGCCACCTGATGATCGGCGGCGCCCCGCGCTCCGGACGCTCCCAGGTGCTCCGTACGATCGCGGGCTCCCTGGCCCGCACCCACTCGTGCGCCGACGTCCACCTCTACGGCATCGACTGCGGCAACGGCGCGCTCAACGCCCTGACCCGCCTGCCGCACTGCGGCGCCGTCGTCAGCCGCAACCAGACCGAGCGCGTGGTGCGTCTCGTCAACCGCCTCAAGGGCGAACTCACCCGCCGCCAGGACCTTCTTGCCGACAAGGGCTACGCGGACATCGGCGAGCAGCGGGCCGACGCCGCGGCGGACGAGCGCCTTCCGCACATCGTCATCCTGCTCGACCGCTGGGAGGGCTGGCTGCCCACGCTCGGCGAGATCGACCACGGCTCGCTGACCGACGAGGTCTCCACGATGATGCGCGAGGGCGCGAGCGTCGGCATCCACCTGGTGATGACGGGTGACCGCCAGCTCCTGGTGGGCCGCATCTCCTCGCTCACCGAGGACAAGTACGGCCTGCGCCTGGCCGACCGCTCCGACTTCTCGATGCTCGGCATCCCGGCCCGCAAGGTCCCCGAGGAGATCGCGCCGGGCCGCGCCTTCAAGAACGAGAGCGGTACGGAGACGCAGTTCGCGCTCCTCTCCGAGGACGTCACAGGACAGGGCCAGGCCGCCGCGATCAGCGCGATCGGCGAGGCGGCGACCGCCCGCGACGCCGAAGTGCCGCGCGCCATGCGCCCGTTCCGCGTCGACACGCTGCCGAGCCGGATCACCTTCGACGAGGCGTGGGAGCTGCGCGACCCGGAGGCATCGCGCTCCAAGCTGTGGGCCCTGGTGGGCATCGGTGGCGACGAGGTCATGGGCCACGGCCCCGACCTCGCCGAGGGCGTGCCCGCGTTCGTCATCGCGGGCCCGGCCAAGTCGGGCCGCTCCACGGTCCTGATGAACATGGCCCGCTCCTTCCACGCCCAGGGCGTACGCATGGTGATCGCGGCCCCGCGCCAGTCGCCGGTGCGCCAACTGGAGGGCACCGAAGGCGTGTTGAAGGTGTTCACCGAGGACGACATCGACGAGGACGAGTTCGAGGAGCTCATCGACGAGGCCGACGCGTCGCCGGAGAACCCGGTCGTCGTACTGATCGACGACGCCGAGATCTACGAAGACGCGGACGCCGCGAGCCAGTTCAAGCGGATCATCCAGCGCGGCGCCGACCTGGGCCTCGCCCTTGTGCTCGCCGGTGACGAGGAGGACGTCTGCAGCGGCTTCTCGGGCTGGCAGGTCGACGCCAAGAAGGGCCGCCGCGGCATTCTCCTCTCCCCGCAGGACAGTTCGAGCGGCGACCTCATCGGCCTGCGCATCTCGCGCAGCATGGTCGGCGGACCCGTCGCGCCCGGCAAGGGCATGCTGCACCTGGGCACCGGCGAACTGGCCACGCTGACCACTCCGTTGTAAGGGTCGCGCCATGGGGGGATAGACACGCAAGGCCCGGCCGCGCGCCGCCGGGCCCGCGCTGCGGTACGAGCACGTGCCGGGGGTGCGGGCCTCGAACCGGCCGGAGAAGGGGAGGCGGGCCAGGAGGGGCGAGCGGGGCGGCTGGCTCTTCGGCACCGCCGTGTCCCTCGCCGTGCTCGGCGCGGTGGTCCTGTTCGGCCTGGCCGACCTGGCCTGGGGCGCGACGCTGTGGGGCGACGTCGCCCCCGGCCGGCCGGGCGGGGGCTACGGCTTCGCGGTCACCATCGGCCTGCTCGCGCCGCCCGCCGTCGCCGCGATCGTCGTCCCGCTGAAGGGCGCCGACTGGCGGCGGGAGACCGTCCGTTCACTCGGCCGTGCGGCGGCGGCACTGCCCGGCACGGCGCTGACCTGCCTCCTCCTGCTGCTCTGCTTCGGAGCGACCAGGCCCAAGCGCCGACGCAGGGGCCCGGAGTGCTTCGCGCACGGCGAACCCTGCTGGGTGCACGAGCAGTACCCCTACCTGTGGCTTGCGGGCATCGCGGCGGCCCTGCTCTGCGCGGCGGCGGGCGGCTGGCTCGCGCACGCGTACGTCAAGAGGCGCCGCGCCGCGCCGCGCTCACTCCACCGGCGAAAGCCGCGCCCTAGGATCTCCCGCCGCCGGGTCGTCGGACGTGTAGACGAGGGCCTTGCCGTCCGGGCGCAAAGAGACCGTGTGGACGGTCTGCGCGCACTGGCCGCCGTTGCCCTCGGCGCCCTTGCCGGTCGCCACGAGCTCCTTCGCCGTGGCCGACTTCAAGGTGAGTACGTCCGTACAGGTGTTGCCGATCGGGTCGTCCTGCACGACCGTGCCGATCCGGGCGCCCGGCTTCTTCGCCTGCTTCACGGTGACCGTGAACGTGCCGAGCGGGACCGCGCCGCCGTTGGCTTCGGCCTTGCCGCGCCAGGTGCCGAGGTAGGCCTCGGGGACCTGCCCCGTGCCCGGCGCGCCGGTCGCCGCCGGGGGCTGGGCCGACCCCGAGTCCTGCGAGGAATCGTCGTCCTTCGGCAGCAGCCCGAAGACGAACACCGAACCGACCGTGACGGCTGCCAGCGCCCCCGCCACGGCGAGCGCGACGGTACAACTCACCTTGCGACCGCGCCCGTTCGGCCCTTCGGGCACGGAGGCCGCGGCCACGGAGACGGAGAGCTTGCCGGGCGGCCGGGCGTCGGTGGGGTGCGTGGCCTCCATGGGCGGTGAGGGCCGCGCGTCCCGCTGCTGGGGCAGCTCGGCGTACGAAGGGTCATGCGCGGGGGCGTACGTGGGGCTGTGCGACGGGTCGTACGAGGGGGCATACGTCGGGTCCGCCGGGCCGAACCCACCCTCCACCGAAGGCGAGTTGAACGCCACGGGCCCCGAGGGAGCGTCCACCGAGGCCACCCCCGCACCCGCCCCCGCCCCCGTATCCATGTCCAGGATCCGCACCGCACTGCGGCTCACCCGCTCGACCACAGGCCCCGGCAGCCAGCCCGCGGCCACCAACGGCGCCGCGCCCTCCGGGGCGAGCCGCGTCGCGACCTCAGCGGGAGTGGGTCTGACGCCCGGTTCCTTGGCGAGGCAGGCGGCGGCGATGTCCCGCACATCGCCGCTCAGGGCGCCCAGTTCGGGCTGCTCGTGCACGACCTTGTAGAGCAGCGCGGCCGACGAGTCGCCGGGAAAGGGTGACTCCCCCGTCGCCGCGTAGACCAGGACGGCGCCCAGCGAGAAGACGTCCGCCGCCCCGGTGACGCCCTTGCCGAGGATCTGCTCGGGCGACATGTAGCCGGGCGAGCCGATGGAGACGCCGGTCGAGGTCAGCGAGGCCGTGCCGTCCGTGGCCCGCGCGATGCCGAAGTCGATCAGGCGCGGCCCGTCGAGGGTGAGCAGTACGTTCGACGGCTTCACGTCGCGGTGGACCAGGCCGAGGCCGTGGACGTGCGCGAGCGCCTCGGCGAGGCCCGCGCCCAGGACGCGTACCGAGTGGTCGGGCAGCGGCGCCCCGTCCCGCACCGCCTCCGTGAGCGAGGGCCCCGCCGCGTACCCGGTGGCGACCCAGGGCACGGACGCGTCCGGGTCGGCGTCCAGGACGGGGGCCGTCCAGTCGCCGCCGACCCGCCGCGCCGCGTCCACCTCGCGGCGGAAGCGGGCGCGGAACTCCTCGTCGAGCGCGAAGTGCGGATGGACGACCTTGACGGCGACGGTGCGGCCGCCCGTGCTGCGTCCCAGATAGACCCGGCCCATCCCGCCCGAACCCAGCCGGCCGAGCAGCCGGTAGGGACCGATCACGGTGGGTTCGTCGGCTTCGAGCGGTTGCATGACGTTGGCCTCCCCCAGGCACGCCGCCGGACACCTCGCGCACCTTGCCACTGCGGATCAGCGTAGTGCGGGCCCGGGCCGCCCCGGCCCGGGCAACGAAAGGGGAAAGGAAGGCCCGCGCCGGGCCGCAGAGGGAACGCCGGGTCCCGCATTTACCTCTACAGGGGAGTAAATGCCCACATCGCCGCCTGCCCCGTCCCCGCCCCGAGGTCCCCATGAACCGCCGCCGCCCGTCCCCCACCGCTCTCGCCGCGACCGCCGCGGCCCTGACCTCGGCGCTGCTCCTGTCGGCCTGCTCGTCCGACGAGGGCGCCCCCGTCACCTTCGACAGCCCGACGTCGTCGGACACCGCGCGCCAGGCGAAGGGCCCCGCGGCCGACAAGACGCGGCTGCCCACCGGGCCCCGGTCCCAGTTCACGACCGAGAACACCCTGGAGGACGGCACGAAGATCGGCGTGACGACACTCAAGGGGAAGAAGTCCGGATTCACCGGCAAGGTATGGGTCTGGGCCCCGAAGCAGTACTTCGACCCGAAGTACGCGCATAGCGGCTTTCCCGTTCTGATAGCCCTGCCCGGCGGCCCCGGCTACCCGAACAATTACTGGATGGGAACCGACCTCAAGCTGGAGAGCTCCATCGCCAAGTGGTCGAAGGAAGGCAAGAGCCTGCCGTTCATCGTGGTGATGCCGGTACTCAATCCGGACGCAAAGAACTATTACGACGGCAGCGATATTCCGGGCCAGCCGAAAATGGGCACCTGGATGACGGACGACGTCCCCGATTTCGTCAAGGCCAATTTCCGCACCTTCAAGTCACGGGACGGCTGGGCCTTCATGGGTTCGTCCTCCGGCGGCTTCGTGGGCCTGAAGTCGGTCCTGCAGCGCCCGGAGGAGTTCCGGGCCGTCATCGCGAGCGGCCCCGACACCGTCCCCGACTCCCCGCTCTGGGCGGGACACGAGAAGGAGCGCCAGGCCAACAACCCGGAGCGGCTGGCCCGGCACCTCATCGACCGCAACGGCCCCGAGGTCGACATCGCCTTCCAGATCGGCACCAAGGAGTCGGGCCAGGCGAACCTGCGGTCCTTCATGAAGACGTACGGGAAGGGCCCCGTGAAGACGCGCCTCAACGTCATCCAGGGCGGCGGCCACAACGCGCGCAGCTACGTCCCCGCCATGGCCGACGGCCCCATCCAGTGGATCAGCCAGCACATGCAGGCGCCGATCCCGAGCAGCTGAGGGCGCTACGACCCCAGCAGCTCCACCCGTACGTCCGCCGGGAAGCCCGTCGTCGGACCGACCCGGCGGGC contains these protein-coding regions:
- a CDS encoding FtsK/SpoIIIE domain-containing protein, with the translated sequence MRLTLTVVDPFGGGTADVVLDADPESTVQDIAVELARQVGHSGAQIIPIGQHQAPAAGAPMIYVDGYAVDPSATVVTSPLREGAVVSLNDPAGCLPGEPSGLVELRVASGAAAGAVHRLGIGRYDIGSGPASYIRVDDPEMPARALTLSVATDGTCQAALHGSDKDKAGVTLDGTPFGEEKDEDEPITEPVPEGESKKDRKAREQREKQARKEWKERKEARARARAAGPRSTVAWPLGAQIALGNTLLELVRYVPPNAALKWSEDGAGLDYNRPPRLRPPERQTTFRLPTPPREFEARPLPWLMALFPLVGAVVAAMIFNRWYYLIMAGLSPIMLFGNYFMDKKHGRKSHAKQVKEYKETKARIEKDAQDALVAERFDRRNAVPDPATVLALSTGPRTRLWERRRTDADHLLLRFGTGQLPSEVVLDDPEKDEHRRQVTWKIEDAPVALPLKGLGVIGIAGPGDSATALGRWAVAQTATLHSPMDVQFYVLTENTSQESWDWMRWLPHARPSGGQDINVLIGTDAETVGARIGELTQVLEARLKILEENKSQGANFSEPDIVVVYDGSRRLRSLPGVVRLLREGPAVRMYALCLDTEERFLPGECQAFVVAEPKPREHENSPGSGASAQQLPAQPQQAPGGFPSFQAWHATAPDTRQTSAPSELRLRVEMTGAERLKDVRPDFVTPAWCLRLARSVSPLRDISGETEDSALPGSSRLLDVLQLEPPTPGAITARWQAGGQSTMAVIGESYDGPFGLDMRKDGPHGLIAGTTGSGKSELLQTIVAALAVANTPENMTFVLVDYKGGSAFKDCVKLPHTVGMVTDLDAHLVERALESLGAELKRREHILADADAKDIEDYQDLVRRDPSHPPVPRLLIVIDEFASMVRDLPDFVTGLVNIAQRGRSLGIHLLLATQRPSGVVSPEIRANTNLRIALRVTDGGESSDVIDAPEAGHISKNTPGRAYVRLGHASLVPFQSGRVGGRRPGAADPTVLAPWVDALDWTSLGRAVATKPKAEAREEEEITDLKVLVDTIIEANQTLGIPAQHSPWLPALGEMLLLDEIPLPAPRTGPGALAPAAYGVEDLPADQARRPVVVDFAHFGHLMIGGAPRSGRSQVLRTIAGSLARTHSCADVHLYGIDCGNGALNALTRLPHCGAVVSRNQTERVVRLVNRLKGELTRRQDLLADKGYADIGEQRADAAADERLPHIVILLDRWEGWLPTLGEIDHGSLTDEVSTMMREGASVGIHLVMTGDRQLLVGRISSLTEDKYGLRLADRSDFSMLGIPARKVPEEIAPGRAFKNESGTETQFALLSEDVTGQGQAAAISAIGEAATARDAEVPRAMRPFRVDTLPSRITFDEAWELRDPEASRSKLWALVGIGGDEVMGHGPDLAEGVPAFVIAGPAKSGRSTVLMNMARSFHAQGVRMVIAAPRQSPVRQLEGTEGVLKVFTEDDIDEDEFEELIDEADASPENPVVVLIDDAEIYEDADAASQFKRIIQRGADLGLALVLAGDEEDVCSGFSGWQVDAKKGRRGILLSPQDSSSGDLIGLRISRSMVGGPVAPGKGMLHLGTGELATLTTPL
- a CDS encoding serine/threonine-protein kinase, translating into MQPLEADEPTVIGPYRLLGRLGSGGMGRVYLGRSTGGRTVAVKVVHPHFALDEEFRARFRREVDAARRVGGDWTAPVLDADPDASVPWVATGYAAGPSLTEAVRDGAPLPDHSVRVLGAGLAEALAHVHGLGLVHRDVKPSNVLLTLDGPRLIDFGIARATDGTASLTSTGVSIGSPGYMSPEQILGKGVTGAADVFSLGAVLVYAATGESPFPGDSSAALLYKVVHEQPELGALSGDVRDIAAACLAKEPGVRPTPAEVATRLAPEGAAPLVAAGWLPGPVVERVSRSAVRILDMDTGAGAGAGVASVDAPSGPVAFNSPSVEGGFGPADPTYAPSYDPSHSPTYAPAHDPSYAELPQQRDARPSPPMEATHPTDARPPGKLSVSVAAASVPEGPNGRGRKVSCTVALAVAGALAAVTVGSVFVFGLLPKDDDSSQDSGSAQPPAATGAPGTGQVPEAYLGTWRGKAEANGGAVPLGTFTVTVKQAKKPGARIGTVVQDDPIGNTCTDVLTLKSATAKELVATGKGAEGNGGQCAQTVHTVSLRPDGKALVYTSDDPAAGDPRARLSPVE
- a CDS encoding alpha/beta hydrolase — translated: MNRRRPSPTALAATAAALTSALLLSACSSDEGAPVTFDSPTSSDTARQAKGPAADKTRLPTGPRSQFTTENTLEDGTKIGVTTLKGKKSGFTGKVWVWAPKQYFDPKYAHSGFPVLIALPGGPGYPNNYWMGTDLKLESSIAKWSKEGKSLPFIVVMPVLNPDAKNYYDGSDIPGQPKMGTWMTDDVPDFVKANFRTFKSRDGWAFMGSSSGGFVGLKSVLQRPEEFRAVIASGPDTVPDSPLWAGHEKERQANNPERLARHLIDRNGPEVDIAFQIGTKESGQANLRSFMKTYGKGPVKTRLNVIQGGGHNARSYVPAMADGPIQWISQHMQAPIPSS